The genomic window GCCACGGGGGCCGCGCTGGCCCTGTCGGTCGCCGCCTGCGGCAGCCCCACCGCCGCCTCCTCGGGAGGCGGCGGCGGGGAGTCCGGCGGGGAGGGCGACCCGATCCGCGTCGGGCTGGTGTACTCGGCCACCGGGCCGCTGGCCACCTACGGCGAGCAGTACCTGCAGGGCTTCGAGGCCGGCCTGGACTACGCCACCGACGGCTCGGGCGAGGTCGACGGCCGGACGATCGAGGTGGTCGAGCGCGACGACGCCGGAGACCCCGCCAAGGCCGTCGCCGAGGCGACCGACCTCATCGGTCAGGGCGTGCAGGTCCTCGCCGGCTCCACCGCCTCCGGTGTGGCCACCCAGGTCGCGCCGCTGGCCGAGCAGAACGACGTGCTGTTCATCTCCGGGCCCGCCGCCACCGACGCCGTCACCGGGGTCAACGACAACACCTTCCGCTCCGGCCGGCAGACCTACCAGGACATCCTCACCGCGGAGTCCTTCATCGGGGACGCGCAGGGGAAGACCGTGCTGGTCTTCGCCCAGGACAGCGCGTTCGGGCAGGCCAACGTCGGTGCCGTCACCGCCGTCCTCGGCGGGGCGGGCGCCACGGTCACCCCGCTGCTGGTCCCGGCCAGCGCCACCGACCTCACCCCCTTCGCCTCGCAGGCCCGGGACGCCGGTGCCGACCTGGTCTTCGTCGCCTGGGCGGGGGAGACCGCGCCGGCCATGTGGCAGGCGATGGGCCAGCAGGGCGTCCTGGACTCGACGACGGTCGTCACCGGCCTCGACATCCGCGCCAGCTACGCCACCTACGGCGCCCAGGCCACGCAGATCGACTACCTCTCGCACTACTTCGCCGAGGCCGCCGACAACGAGGTCAGCCAGGCGATGACCGAGCGGGTCGAGGAGGCCGGCGGCACCGTCGACCTGTTCACCCCCGACGGCTTCACCGCCGCCCAGATGGTCGTGCGCGCGCTCCAGGAGGGTGGTGACGACGTCAGCGCGATGATCGACGCGCTCGAGGGCTGGCAGTTCGACGGCGTCAAGGGCCAGCTGACCATCCGCGAGGAGGACCACGCGCTCCTGCAGCCGATGTTCCAGGCGCGGCTGGAGGAGCAGGGCGGCGAGCTCGTCCCGGTCGTCGTCGACACCCTCGACCCGGAGGCCACCGCGCCGCCGGTCGCCACCGCCTGACCGGTCCGGCGAGGACGGCGAGCGTGACCACCTCCCTCCCCGCCCCGGCACCGGCCGCCCGCCCCGCGGGCGAGCCGGTGCTGCGGGTGGCCGGCCTGACCTGCGCCATCGGCGGCGCGGTCATCGTCTCCGACGTCTCCCTCGACGTCGCCCCCGGCGAGTTCGTCGCCGTCATCGGCCCGAACGGGGCGGGCAAGACCTCGCTGTTCAACCTGCTCTCGGGCCTGCTCCCGGTCACCTCCGGGACGATCACCCTCGACGGCACGGACGTCACCGCGGCCAGCCCGGCCGCGCGGGCCCGCCGCGGCCTGGGCCGGACCTTCCAGTCCTCGTCGGTGTTCGCGGGCCTCGGCGTCCGGGAGAACGTGCGCCTGGCCGCGCAGGCCCGCCTCGGCGGCAGCCTGCGCCCGTGGCAGCGGGTGCGACCCTCCGACCGGGCCTTCGAGGTGGCCGAGCGGGCGCTCGGCCGCGTGGGTCTCGCCGCCCGCGGCGACGCGCTCGCCGGGTCCCTCTCCCACGGCGACAAGCGCAAGCTCGAGCTGGCGATCCTGCTGGCCACCGACCCCGCCGTCGTGCTGCTCGACGAGCCGATGGCCGGGGTCAGCACCGAGGAGGTCGGCGGCCTCACGCAGGTCATCGCCGACGTCCACCGCGAGGAGGGCCGGACGGTGCTGATGGTCGAGCACCACATGGACGTGCTGCTGGGCCTCGCCGACCGGGTCGCGGTCATGCACCACGGCTCGCTGCTCGCACTCGACACCCCCGCGCGGGTCACGGCCGACCCCGCCGTCCAGGAGGCCTACCTGGGGGACCAGCTGTGAGCGCCGACCGGCCGGTGCTGCTCCGGCTGTCCGACGTGCACGTGCGGCTGTCGGGGTCGCACGTCCTGCAGGGGGTGGACCTCACCGTCCGCCGCGGCGGGGTGACCGCGCTGCTGGGCCGCAACGGTGCCGGCAAGACGACGACGGTCAAGTCGGTGCTGGGGCTGGTGCCCTCGACCGGCACGATCGAGCTGACCGACGCCGGCGGGCGGGTGCACCGGCTCTCGGGCCGGCGCACCCACGAGGTGGTCCGGCTCGGCGTCGGCTACGCGCCCGAG from Geodermatophilus normandii includes these protein-coding regions:
- a CDS encoding substrate-binding domain-containing protein, with the protein product MSRSRHRSRTAVLATGAALALSVAACGSPTAASSGGGGGESGGEGDPIRVGLVYSATGPLATYGEQYLQGFEAGLDYATDGSGEVDGRTIEVVERDDAGDPAKAVAEATDLIGQGVQVLAGSTASGVATQVAPLAEQNDVLFISGPAATDAVTGVNDNTFRSGRQTYQDILTAESFIGDAQGKTVLVFAQDSAFGQANVGAVTAVLGGAGATVTPLLVPASATDLTPFASQARDAGADLVFVAWAGETAPAMWQAMGQQGVLDSTTVVTGLDIRASYATYGAQATQIDYLSHYFAEAADNEVSQAMTERVEEAGGTVDLFTPDGFTAAQMVVRALQEGGDDVSAMIDALEGWQFDGVKGQLTIREEDHALLQPMFQARLEEQGGELVPVVVDTLDPEATAPPVATA
- a CDS encoding ABC transporter ATP-binding protein; amino-acid sequence: MTTSLPAPAPAARPAGEPVLRVAGLTCAIGGAVIVSDVSLDVAPGEFVAVIGPNGAGKTSLFNLLSGLLPVTSGTITLDGTDVTAASPAARARRGLGRTFQSSSVFAGLGVRENVRLAAQARLGGSLRPWQRVRPSDRAFEVAERALGRVGLAARGDALAGSLSHGDKRKLELAILLATDPAVVLLDEPMAGVSTEEVGGLTQVIADVHREEGRTVLMVEHHMDVLLGLADRVAVMHHGSLLALDTPARVTADPAVQEAYLGDQL